CGTCAGATCAGTAACGCTGCAAGAAGCAGGTTCAAGTATTATAGATTCCAATGTCTTTGGCATACCTGTATTAGAAGATCATGTTCGACTTGCAAATTTGGGTCTTGCAGACACTATTAATGATACCAACGAGGGAGCAGGAATAGTTTTGACTCAAACAGGTAATTTAAAGAATATAAAATTGAATGGCAATAAAGATATCCCTCTTGCATTACTGACTAATACAGGTGATGTGACAACGAACAGAGGTGCAGGTAATCAATGGTCAGCTATGACAGCGACAAACCAACCAAGCGGACAGTTGACTATACAGTTCAGAGCACCGCAGGACATGTTTGACTGCGAAGGTAATCCGGCTTTGGGTCCAAGACAGGTAAATATTAACAAAGTCAAAAAAGTTATCGGCGGTCAAATTATTATAGAGCGTTACTATTTAAATGCTCAAAACGCCTCTAAACCCAATCAGCTATCCCTATATTGCGATGCTGGCAGATATATCACTGAAGATATGGATGATTATGTAGAGCAAGGTAAAGCGGACAAGCCCTCTACAGTACTAACAGCTAAGAACCTGATAAGAGACTTTGGAGAAAAAGGTGGAGTAGTGATTCAAAATATGGACTACTTTGATGTTTTGCTAGGAACAAACGAGGCTGACGAAATTCGTTATTACACTGTCAAGCAATACACTGAATCGGTAGACAAACCTGATGTTATCTCAGTAAAGGTGGGCGGAATCATACGTTCTAATAATATAGTTCAGACATCAGAGCTGTCTAATGAGTTTTCGGTTTTGGATAAAGACATCGAACTTAAAACTGATGCAACAGATGTAGAAAAAAAGTACTTACGCTTCGTTTTCCAAAATGAAAT
The nucleotide sequence above comes from Psychrobacter sp. P2G3. Encoded proteins:
- a CDS encoding PilW family protein, giving the protein MFILHGPSSQKPIKRLLMTQQGFTLIELMISLVLGLLISAAVMQVYIANVRSVTLQEAGSSIIDSNVFGIPVLEDHVRLANLGLADTINDTNEGAGIVLTQTGNLKNIKLNGNKDIPLALLTNTGDVTTNRGAGNQWSAMTATNQPSGQLTIQFRAPQDMFDCEGNPALGPRQVNINKVKKVIGGQIIIERYYLNAQNASKPNQLSLYCDAGRYITEDMDDYVEQGKADKPSTVLTAKNLIRDFGEKGGVVIQNMDYFDVLLGTNEADEIRYYTVKQYTESVDKPDVISVKVGGIIRSNNIVQTSELSNEFSVLDKDIELKTDATDVEKKYLRFVFQNEIALRNARQKNS